In one Bos mutus isolate GX-2022 chromosome 19, NWIPB_WYAK_1.1, whole genome shotgun sequence genomic region, the following are encoded:
- the LOC102284556 gene encoding myosin-4: MSSDQEMAVFGEAAPYLRKSEKERIEAQNKPFDAKTSVFVVDPKESFVKATVQSREGGKVTAKTEAGATVTVKEDQVFPMNPPKYDKIEDMAMMTHLHEPAVLYNLKERYAAWMIYTYSGLFCVTVNPYKWLPVYNAEVVTAYRGKKRQEAPPHIFSISDNAYQFMLTDRENQSILITGESGAGKTVNTKRVIQYFATIAVTGEKKKEEPTSGKMQGTLEDQIISANPLLEAFGNAKTVRNDNSSRFGKFIRIHFGTTGKLASADIETYLLEKSRVTFQLKAERSYHIFYQIMSNKKPELIEMLLITTNPYDYAFVSQGEITVPSIDDQEELIATDSAIDILGFTSDERVSIYKLTGAVMHYGNLKFKQKQREEQAEPDGTEVADKAAYLQSLNSADLLKALCYPRVKVGNEFVTKGQTVQQVYNAVGALAKAVYEKMFLWMVTRINQQLDTKQPRQYFIGVLDIAGFEIFDFNSLEQLCINFTNEKLQQFFNHHMFVLEQEEYKKEGIEWEFIDFGMDLAACIELIEKPMGIFSILEEECMFPKATDTSFKNKLYEQHLGKSNNFQKPKPAKGKAEAHFSLVHYAGTVDYNIAGWLDKNKDPLNETVVGLYQKSAMKTLAFLFAGGPSAEEGGGGKKGGKKKGSSFQTVSALFRENLNKLMTNLRSTHPHFVRCIIPNETKTPGAMEHELVLHQLRCNGVLEGIRICRKGFPSRILYADFKQRYKVLNASAIPEGQFIDSKKASEKLLGSIDIDHTQYKFGHTKVFFKAGLLGILEEMRDEKLAQLITRTQAICRGFLMRVEFRKMMERRESIFCIQYNVRAFMNVKHWPWMKLYFKIKPLLKSAETEKEMANVKEEFEKTKEELAKSEAKRKELEEKMVTLMQEKNDLQLQVQSEADGLADAEERCDQLIKTKIQLEAKIKELTERAEDEEEINAELTAKKRKLEDECSELKKDIDDLELTLAKVEKEKHATENKVKNLTEEMAGLDENIAKLTKEKKALQEAHQQTLDDLQAEEDKVNTLTKSKTKLEQQVDDLEGSLEQEKKLRMDLERAKRKLEGDLKLAQESTMDIENDKQQLDEKLKKKEFEMSNLQSKIEDEQALAMQLQKKIKELQARIEELEEEIEAERASRAKAEKQRSDLSRELEEISERLEEAGGATSTQIEMNKKREAEFQKMRRDLEEATLQHEATAAALRKKHADSVAELGEQIDNLQRVKQKLEKEKSEMKMEIDDLASNMETVSKAKGNLEKMCRTLEDQLSEVKSKEEEHQRLINELSAQKARLHAESGEFSRQLEEKDALVSQLSRGKQAFTQQIEELKRQLEEETKAKSALAHALQSARHDCDLLREQYEEEQEGKAELQRALSKANSEVAQWRTKYETDAIQRTEELEEAKKKLAQRLQDAEEHVEAVNAKCASLEKTKQRLQNEVEDLMLDVERSNAACAALDKKQRNFDKVLSEWKQKYEETQAELEASQKESRSLSTELFKVKNAYEESLDQLETLKRENKNLQQEISDLTEQIAEGGKHIHELEKVKKQIEQEKGELQAALEEAEASLEHEEGKILRIQLELNQVKSEIDRKIAEKDEEIDQLKRNHLRVVESMQSTLDAEIRSRNDALRIKKKMEGDLNEMEIQLNHANRQSTEAIKNLRNTQGVLKDTQLHLDDAIRGQDDLKEQLAMVERRANLMQAEIEELRASLEQTERSRRVAEQELLDASERVQLLHTQNTSLINTKKKLETDITQIQGEMEDILQEARNAEEKAKKAITDVAMMAEELKKEQDTSAHLERMKKNLEQTVKDLQHRLDEAEQLALKGGKKQIQKLEARVGLPTRSTPMLLVTAKWLTIFVLLQVRELENEVENEQKRNAEAVKGLRKHERRVKELTYQTEEDRKNVLRLQDLVDKLQSKVKAYKRQAEEAEEQSNVNLAKFRKLQHELEEAEERADIAESQVNKLRVKSREVHTKVISEE; this comes from the exons ATGAGTTCAGACCAGGAAATGGCTGTTTTTGGGGAGGCCGCTCCTTACCTCCGAAAGTCTGAAAAGGAGCGCATTGAGGCCCAGAATAAGCCTTTTGACGCCAAGACCTCAGTCTTCGTGGTGGACCCTAAGGAGTCCTTCGTGAAAGCGACTGTGCAGAGCAGGGAAGGGGGGAAGGTGACGGCCAAGACCGAGGCTGGGGCG ACAGTAACTGTGAAAGAAGACCAAGTCTTCCCCATGAACCCTCCCAAATATGACAAGATCGAGGACATGGCCATGATGACCCACCTGCACGAGCCCGCTGTGCTGTACAACCTCAAAGAGCGTTATGCAGCCTGGATGATCTAC ACTTACTCAGGCCTCTTCTGTGTCACCGTCAACCCCTACAAGTGGCTGCCGGTGTACAATGCAGAGGTGGTGACGGCCTACCGAGGCAAAAAGCGCCAGGAGGCCCCGCCCCACATCTTCTCCATCTCTGACAACGCCTATCAGTTCATGCTGACTG aCCGAGAGAATCAATCAATCCTGATCAC CGGAGAGTCCGGGGCAGGAAAGACTGTGAACACGAAACGTGTCATCCAGTACTTTGCAACAATTGCAGTCACTggggagaagaagaaggaggaaccAACTTCAGGCAAAATGCAG GGGACTCTGGAGGATCAGATCATCAGTGCCAACCCCCTGCTGGAGGCTTTTGGCAACGCCAAGACCGTGAGGAATGACAATTCCTCTCGCTTT GGTAAATTCATTAGGATCCACTTCGGTACCACAGGGAAACTGGCTTCTGCTGATATTGAAACAT ATCTTCTGGAGAAGTCTAGAGTCACTTTCCAGCTGAAGGCAGAAAGAAGCTACCATATTTTTTATCAGATCATGTCTAACAAGAAGCCAGAGCTAATTG AAATGCTCCTAATCACCACCAACCCATATGACTACGCCTTCGTGAGTCAAGGGGAGATCACAGTCCCTAGCATTGATGACCAAGAAGAGTTGATAGCCACAGAT AGTGCCATTGACATCCTGGGCTTCACTTCTGATGAAAGAGTGTCCATCTACAAGCTCACGGGGGCAGTAATGCATTATGGGAACCTAAAATTCAAGCAAAAGCAGCGTGAGGAGCAAGCAGAACCAGATGGCACTGAAG TTGCTGACAAGGCTGCCTACCTCCAGAGTCTGAACTCTGCTGATCTGCTCAAAGCCCTCTGCTACCCTAGAGTCAAGGTTGGCAATGAGTTTGTCACCAAAGGCCAGACTGTGCAGCAG GTGTACAATGCAGTGGGCGCTCTGGCCAAAGCCGTCTATGAGAAGATGTTCCTGTGGATGGTCACCCGCATCAACCAGCAGCTGGACACCAAGCAGCCCAGGCAGTACTTCATCGGGGTCTTGGACATTGCTGGCTTTGAGATCTTTGAT TTCAACAGCCTGGAGCAGCTGTGCATCAACTTCACCAATGAGAAACTGCAACAGTTTTTCAACCACCACATGTTCGTGCTGGAGCAGGAGGAGTACAAGAAGGAAGGCATCGAGTGGGAGTTCATCGACTTCGGGATGGACCTGGCCGCCTGCATCGAGCTCATCGAGAAG CCTATGGGCATCTTCTCCATCCTGGAAGAGGAGTGCATGTTCCCCAAGGCCACAGACACCTCCTTCAAGAACAAGCTTTATGAACAGCATCTTGGAAAGTCCAACAACTTCCAGAAACCCAAACCTGCCAAGGGCAAGGCTGAGGCCCACTTCTCCCTGGTGCACTACGCAGGCACCGTGGACTACAACATTGCCGGCTGGCTGGACAAGAACAAGGACCCCCTGAATGAGACAGTGGTCGGGCTGTACCAGAAGTCCGCAATGAAGACTCTGGCTTTCCTCTTCGCTGGAGGTCCAAGTGCTGAAG aggGTGGCGGTGGAAAGAAAGGTGGAAAGAAGAAGGGTTCTTCTTTCCAGACTGTGTCAGCTCTTTTCAGG GAGAATCTGAATAAGCTGATGACCAACCTGAGGAGCACTCACCCCCACTTTGTACGCTGCATCATCCCCAATGAAACTAAAACTCCTG GGGCCATGGAGCACGAGCTGGTCCTGCACCAGCTGAGGTGTAATGGCGTGCTGGAGGGCATCCGCATCTGCAGGAAGGGCTTCCCCAGCAGAATCCTGTATGCAGACTTCAAACAGAG ATATAAGGTTCTAAATGCAAGTGCTATCCCAGAGGGTCAGTTCATCGACAGCAAGAAGGCTTCTGAGAAACTTTTAGGGTCTATTGACATTGACCACACCCAGTACAAATTTGGTCACACCAAG GTTTTCTTTAAGGCTGGCCTGCTGGGAATTCTAGAGGAGATGCGAGATGAAAAGCTGGCTCAGCTCATCACACGCACTCAGGCCATTTGCAGAGGGTTCCTGATGAGAGTGGAGTTCAGGAAGATGATGGAGAGAAG AGAATCTATCTTCTGCATCCAGTACAATGTCCGTGCTTTCATGAACGTCAAGCACTGGCCCTGGATGAAGCTGTATTTCAAGATCAAGCCCCTCCTCAAGAgtgcagagacagagaaggagatggccaaCGTGAAGGAAGAATTTGAGAAGACCAAAGAAGAGCTGGCTAAGTCagaggcaaaaaggaaagaactTGAAGAGAAAATGGTGACTCTGAtgcaagagaaaaatgacttaCAACTCCAAGTTCAATCT GAAGCAGATGGCTTGGCTGATGCAGAGGAAAGGTGTGACCAGTTGATTAAAACCAAAATCCAACTTGAGGCAAAAATCAAAGAGCTAACTGAGAGAGCAGAGGATGAGGAAGAGATCAATGCTGAGTTGACGGCCAAGAAGAGGAAACTGGAGGACGAATGTTCGGAACTGAAGAAAGACATAGATGACCTTGAGCTGACACTGGCCAAGGTTGAGAAGGAGAAACACGCCACAGAAAATAAG GTGAAAAACCTCACAGAAGAGATGGCAGGCCTTGATGAAAACATTGCAAAGCTGACCAAGGAGAAGAAGGCTCTTCAGGAGGCCCACCAGCAGACCCTGGATGACTTGCAGGCAGAAGAAGACAAAGTCAACACCCTGACCAAATCTAAAACCAAGCTAGAACAGCAAGTGGATGAT CTTGAAGGATCTCTGGAACAAGAGAAGAAACTTCGCATGGACCTAGAGAGAGCCAAGAGGAAACTAGAGGGTGACCTAAAACTGGCCCAAGAATCCACAATGGATATAGAAAATGATAAGCAGCAACTGGATGAGAAACTTAAAAA GAAGGAGTTTGAAATGAGCAATCTGCAAAGCAAGATTGAAGATGAACAGGCCCTTGCGATGCAGCTGCAGAAGAAGATCAAGGAGTTACAG GCCCGCAtcgaggagctggaggaggagatcGAGGCTGAGCGGGCCTCCCGCGCcaaagcagagaagcagcgctCAGACCTCTCCCGGGAACTGGAGGAGATCAGCGAGCGGCTGGAAGAAGCCGGCGGGGCCACTTCCACCCAGATTGAGATGAACAAGAAGCGGGAGGCCGAGTTCCAGAAGATGCGCAGGGACCTGGAAGAGGCCACCCTGCAGCACGAGGCCACGGCGGCCGCTCTTCGCAAGAAGCACGCGGACAGTGTGGCTGAGCTGGGGGAGCAGATTGACAACCTGCAGAGGGTCAAGCAGAagctggagaaggagaagagcgAGATGAAGATGGAGATCGATGACCTGGCCAGCAACATGGAGACTGTCTCCAAAGCCAAG GGAAACCTCGAGAAAATGTGCCGTACACTAGAGGACCAACTGAGTGAAGTGAAAAGTAAGGAAGAGGAGCACCAGCGCCTAATCAATGAACTGTCAGCCCAGAAGGCACGTCTACACGCAGAGTCAG GTGAATTTTCACGACAGCTAGAAGAGAAAGATGCTCTGGTGTCTCAGCTATCCCGAGGCAAACAAGCATTTACACAACAGATTGAGGAATTAAAGAGGCAGCTAGAAGAGGAGACTAAG GCCAAGAGCGCGCTGGCCCACGCCCTGCAGTCAGCCCGCCACGACTGTGACCTGCTGCGCGAACAGTacgaggaggagcaggagggcaAGGCCGAGCTGCAGAGGGCGCTGTCCAAGGCCAACAGCGAGGTGGCCCAGTGGAGGACCAAGTACGAGACGGATGCCATCCAGCGCacggaggagctggaggaggccaA GAAGAAGCTGGCCCAGCGTCTGCAGGATGCTGAGGAACACGTAGAAGCGGTGAACGCCAAATGCGCCTCCCTTGAAAAGACCAAGCAGAGGCTCCAGAATGAGGTTGAGGACCTCATGCTCGATGTGGAGAGGTCCAATGCTGCCTGCGCGGCTCTCGATAAGAAGCAGAGGAACTTTGACAAG GTCCTATCAGAATGGAAACAGAAGTATGAGGAAACTCAGGCTGAGCTTGAGGCCTCCCAGAAGGAGTCCCGCTCTCTTAGCACTGAGCTGTTCAAAGTCAAGAACGCCTATGAGGAGTCCCTGGACCAACTTGAAAccctaaagagagaaaacaagaacTTGCAGC AGGAGATTTCTGACCTGACTGAGcaaattgcagagggaggaaagCATATTCATGAACTggagaaagtaaagaaacaaaTAGAACAAGAGAAGGGTGAACTACAGGCTGCTCTAGAGGAAGCAGAG gcATCTCTCGAGCATGAAGAAGGCAAAATCCTTCGCATCCAACTTGAGTTAAATCAGGTGAAATCAGAGATCGACCGGAAAATCgctgaaaaagatgaagaaattgatcAGCTAAAGAGGAACCATCTCAGAGTTGTGGAGTCAATGCAGAGCACCCTAGATGCTGAGATCAGGAGCAGGAATGATGCCCTGAGGATCAAGAAGAAGATGGAGGGAGACCTCAATGAAATGGAAATCCAGCTGAACCATGCCAACCGCCAATCTACTGAGGCAATAAAGAATCTTAGAAACACACAAGGAGTACTGAAG GACACTCAGCTCCACTTGGATGATGCCATCAGGGGCCAGGATGACCTTAAGGAGCAGCTGGCCATGGTTGAGCGCAGAGCCAACCTGATGCAGGCTGAGATTGAAGAGCTGAGGGCATCGCTGGAACAGACAGAGAGGAGCAGGCGAGTGGCAGAGCAAGAGCTTTTGGACGCCAGTGAGCGTGTGCAGCTTCTGCACACACAG AACACCAGCCTGATCAACACCAAGAAAAAGCTAGAGACAGACATCACGCAAATCCAGGGAGAGATGGAGGACATTCTCCAGGAAGCTCGCAACGCAGAAGAGAAAGCCAAGAAGGCCATCACTGAT GTGGCCATGATGGCTGAGGAGCTGAAGAAGGAGCAGGACACCAGCGCCCACCTGGAGCGGATGAAGAAGAACCTGGAGCAGACGGTGAAGGACCTGCAGCACCGTCTGGATGAGGCTGAGCAGCTGGCCCTGAAGGGCGGGAAGAAGCAGATCCAGAAACTAGAAGCCAGGGTGGGGCTCCCAACCCGTTCAACTCCCATGCTGCTAGTTACAGCCAAGTGGCTAACCATCTTTGTACTCTTACAGGTGAGGGAGCTCGAAAATGAGGTTGAAAATGAACAGAAGCGCAATGCTGAGGCTGTCAAAGGTCTTCGGAAACATGAGAGAAGAGTGAAGGAACTCACTTACCAG ACTGAGGAGGACCGCAAGAATGTTCTCAGGCTGCAGGACTTGGTGGACAAGTTACAAAGTAAAGTCAAGGCCTACAAGAGACAAGCTGAAGAGGCT